A stretch of Triticum aestivum cultivar Chinese Spring chromosome 1D, IWGSC CS RefSeq v2.1, whole genome shotgun sequence DNA encodes these proteins:
- the LOC123181196 gene encoding probable ascorbate-specific transmembrane electron transporter 1: protein MAVPAPAKAVRALAATAAALVLLWCVHFGGGLALSSPTNKGLIFNVHPVLMLIGFIIIGSEAIMSYKTLPWSHDTNKTVHLILHAVALFLGSFGVYVAFKFHNESGIANLYSLHSWVGLGAIILYGLQWVSGFLTFFFPGASPTLRRAMLPWHVRAGIVVYVLALLAAELGFLEKLTFLQAAGLGKYSSEALLVNFTALVVLLLGAFVVLYVTAPAQSEHRLGYSSVRKS, encoded by the exons ATGGCCGTGCCGGCGCCGGCCAAGGCGGTGCGCGCGCTAGCAGCCACGGCGGCGGCGCTCGTGCTGCTGTGGTGCGTCCACTTCGGCGGCGGCCTCGCCCTCAGCTCCCCCACCAACAAGGGGCTCATCTTTAAC GTTCATCCTGTGCTTATGCTGATTGGATTCATCATCATAGGGAGTGAAG CCATAATGAGCTACAAAACATTGCCATGGAGCCATGACACAAATAAGACAGTCCATTTGATTCTTCATGCCGTTGCGCTTTTTCTGGGATCGTTCGGGGTATATGTTGCCTTCAAGTTTCACAATGAAAGTGGAATCGCTAATCTATACAGCTTACACTCCTGGGTTGGACTTGGCGCTATCATTTTGTATGGTTTACAG TGGGTATCTGGCTTTCTCACCTTCTTCTTTCCCGGCGCTTCGCCGACACTCCGACGTGCCATGCTCCCGTGGCACGTTCGTGCTGGGATCGTGGTCTATGTGCTGGCACTGCTCGCGGCCGAGCTGGGGTTCCTGGAGAAGCTCACTTTCCTTCAGGCTGCTGGTCTGGGAAAATACAGCTCGGAAGCCCTGCTGGTAAACTTCACTGCCCTTGTTGTCTTACTACTGGGCGCATTTGTCGTGCTGTATGTCACTGCTCCTGCGCAGAGCGAGCACAGGCTTGGGTATTCATCAGTGCGCAAGTCCTGA